In Lactiplantibacillus pentosus, the sequence CAACACCCCACGTCGGAATCAACGTTAACGCTAATAATGCCAGCAATGAGACTATTGTGTCGATCAGCATGAACCAGACTGGCTTGATAATCCGCTCCACTAATACCGCGGTCACAACCACGCCTAGTATTGAGCCAACACTGTAGACACTCACAAGCATACGTGCATGTACCAGATTTAAATGAATCACATCACTGCCGTATTTCGTCAACCATTGGCTCACTAAGTAAAAGGTCGCCATGGAGATATAACCAAAGATCGTCAATACAATTCCCAAAGTCAGCTTTTTCAGCGTTAATCCAGGCTTGCTTGCGGTTTCCGTTGATGTTGTATCCTGACTACTGGCTGGAAGCGTCGATAATTTTGGAAAATCTCGTAGTCGTAAGAATATAAAATTAGCCACCATCAAAAAAATACAGAGCAGAAATGACCAGCCATACCACAGCTCAAAATGATCAAGGCCTGCCACAATAATTGGAAGAAGCAACTCCCCAATAGACGCAAACGCCTTAATCATAATATTCGCCGTTGCCTGCCGCTTTGGGTAAAGTTCCATTAACGCGGGATAAGTCCCAGAATCCAAAAAAGAATTAGCCATTCCTGCTAAAATTCCGGAAAAGTAGGCCACAATAATGTTCGGAGAAACAATAATACCAATAAAGAATAACGTGTAAGTCAATATCCCAATCTGCACAAATAATTTGCGCCCCAGCCGGTCAGAAAACGTTCCAGCCAGATAGAGGACGAGCAACCGGCCAATTCCTAGCGAAGAAATAACCAGAGAAACTCCAGCATCACTGACATGCCATTGCTGACTTAACACAGTCATATTCTGAGCTAAGATGACTATTGCCATCCCGTGGACAAGGTAATTAAGATACAAACAAATTGTTGTTTTAAACCGTTCTGTTGATGTCATATGAGTCAACCTTTGCCTTGTATAGTTTGAATTGAGTAACAAAGTGGTTTTGCTCATCTATTAACTAGTCATTGTACCGTATATGAAAGCGCTTTTCAACAGTTGATAATCTAAAGGCCCGTGCACCGATTGAATCGGATGAACGGGCCTTCAAAGGATTAGCATATGAACGCCAATAGTTGAATAACTATTTAGACTGCAACGTCACTGTCGCAACAGCATCGTTCTTTGTGACCATTTGATTCGGAATGACATCCATTTTTTCAACATCATCCATATTCGTCACAACTGTCATCACGGTAGTCTTCTTGTCAGCTGCTTGAATAGCTTCTAAATCCATCGTAACTAGCGGATCTCCTAATGCGACAGTATCTCCCACCTTGACATGTGTCTCAAAAGGAGCGCCCTTTAGTTCAACAGTATCTAAGCCTAGATGGAGCATAATCTCTAAGCCATCCGTTGTCGTCATCATGATAGCGTGCTTCGTATCTGCAACGGATTCAATCTTTCCTGCTGTTGGTGCAGTGATCTCACCATCGTTCGGTTCAACTGCAAAGCCATCCCCCATCATCTTCTGGGCAAAAACGTCATCTGCTACTGCCGTGATTGAAATAAGCTGTCCGCTGGCAATTGCGTTCAATTTTACAGATTTACTCTTCTTTTTAAATCCAAACACAGTTACACCTTCTAATTAAAATGTTTATTAATTGCACTCCGAGATGAAACGAGTTGTTTGATATGTTGGTCATAATCATTAGCAATGAAGGTATAATATAACAAATCTACGACATATAACTGAGCAACTACCGAAGTCGTCGCAGCAGCCCGCGCAGTTTGATTCTCTTCACTGTCGTCATTGATCAACACCACATCTGCTAGGCTCCCTAGCGTACTAGTTGCATTCCGAGTGAGCGCAATTACTGGAACTTTGACTGCTTTGGCTAATTTAGCAAGTTGGATACTTTCAGATTTCTCACCAGAGTTTGAAACGAGAAACAGTACTGATTGAGCTGCCTGCGTGGTCATCCCAACTGCTAGTAAGTGCGTGTCTTGAGAATGAATAACTGCTTTACCAACTCGAATATATTTTTGTTCAAAGTCAGTTGCAACAACATCCGAAGCCCCCAGGCCATACAGATAGATGCTACTCTTTTCAGCAATCAATTGATTTGCTGCACGTAGCGCTTTGTCACTTAACACACGGCTGGTTTCCTCCACGGTGTGTGCCATTCTCATTGATAATTTTGACTTTATGGCCTCTAAGCTATCCTGAGGATTGATTTCGTCATATAGCGTTTGGTCAACATTACCTTCCGCCGATAAACGTAATTTTAACGCTGGATAGCCACCGTCAGGCATGATCACCTGTCCAAAACGAGCAACTGTGGCCGTACTAACACCTGCAGCAGTAGCCAGTTCAGCGGTACTCATTTGTATCACTTCATTCGTATGATCTAGGATATAGCGACCAACCTTCTGTTCCGCCTTAGAAAAATTAGTCAATTTATTGTGAATCATATATACAACGCTCGTCATCGTCGGCGCCCTCCCAAGCTTTCTTACTTGATTGGTCGACTATGCTTCAATCACATGGCCTTCCTTATCCTTTGCAATTTTAGCACTACTTGGAATGCCAAAGAAGTACGTTGCAACAAATCCACCTGCGTAAGCAGCCAACAAACCAATGACGTAGCCTAACCAATGACCATTGGCAATCAATGGAATTAAGGCGACACCAGAGGGACCGATTGCTGTGGCACCAATATTGCCTAAGCCACCAATAACAGCACCACCAATACCACCACCGATACATGCAGTAATAAATGGACGACCTAATGGCAACGTGACCCCATAAATTAAGGGTTCGCCAACACCTAAAATTCCAACTGGTAATGCCCCTTTAATCATGTTCGATAGTTGTTTATTGTTCCGGCAACGAATCCAAAGGGCAAGGGCAGCACCAACTTGTCCCGCACCAGCCATAGCTAAAATAGGCAATAATGGCGTCATACCAAGTTTATTAATCATTTCAATATGAATCGGCGTCAAAATTTGATGTAACCCAAACATAACCATCGGTAGGAAGAATAGCCCTAGAACAAAGCCAGAGACTGCCCCACCGACGTTCAAGATCCATTGAATAGCACCGACCAAACTATTAGAGATAACTCCCGCAATCGGCATAACCAAGAAGATCGTAAAGACGCCAATAACTAGTAACGCAATCGTCGGCGTAATAATAATGTCAATTGAATCTGGAACAACTCTGTGCAACCATTTTTCAACAATTGATAAGACCCAAACGGCAAAAATGACCCCAATAATACCACCTTGACCAGCTGATAGTGCTTGTCCATTAAAGATATTGTGGATTGGCGCTTGCGGAGTAACCCCCGTCAACAGTGTAACCGCACCAATCACACCACCTAATCCGGCTGTGGCACCAAAAACAGTCGCACTATTGATACCAACATAAATCACCAGATATGAGAACAGACCACTATTGATAACTTTTAGCACGGTAATGAAATCCGTCCAACTCTTACTAATATCTCCCGCTAACATCATGTTGGACAAAATCGAAGCAATCCCAGAAATTAACCCGGCACCGACGAATACTGGAATCAAAGGAATAAAAATACTAGAAATAGCACTTAATACTTTTCGAACCGGTGTCTGTTTAATCTTGGCCTTTTGTGCTGCATGAACTTCCTTGGCCTTGGCTTCAACCATTTCCTTATCTCGTTGATGTTCCGACTTAGTGTCAGTCGTATCATCTACAAAAGTACTTGGATCTGGAAATGGTTCACCAAGTCCAACACCAACTTGTTTGACCATGATGTCAGCGACTTTATCAACTGTTCCTGGACCCACAATCACCTGAAGCGTGTCTTCTTGAACAACCCCCATGACACCATCGATAGCTTTTAATCCATCCATATCTACTAATGAGTCATCCCGGATCGTCATCCGAACCCTTGTCATGCAATGAATCAGCTTCGCAATATTTTGTGGTCCACCTACATTCGCATAAATACCATTAGCTATTCGTGTGTACTTGTCTTCAGCCATAATGCACCCTCCTTTTAATTAACTGCCTGTCGAACAAAACCATGTGCCTGATTTAATCGCTGACTAGCCTCATCCTTACTCATTCCCGTCAAGACCATAACAATGGCCAACTTTACATCATGATTGGCAACTTCAAATGCATTTGCAGCGTCATCTGAGGAACAATCAGTTGCTTGTACGATAATCCGCTTGGCACGTTCGACTAGTTTCTCATTTGTTGGCTTAACATCTACCATCAAATTCTTGTATACTTTACCGATACCGACCATTGATGCAGTCGAAAGCATATTCAACACTAACTTTTGTGCCGTCCCCGATTTCAAACGAGTCGATCCCGTCAGCACTTCAGGGCCAACTTCGACCTCAATTGGAAT encodes:
- a CDS encoding MFS transporter — protein: MTSTERFKTTICLYLNYLVHGMAIVILAQNMTVLSQQWHVSDAGVSLVISSLGIGRLLVLYLAGTFSDRLGRKLFVQIGILTYTLFFIGIIVSPNIIVAYFSGILAGMANSFLDSGTYPALMELYPKRQATANIMIKAFASIGELLLPIIVAGLDHFELWYGWSFLLCIFLMVANFIFLRLRDFPKLSTLPASSQDTTSTETASKPGLTLKKLTLGIVLTIFGYISMATFYLVSQWLTKYGSDVIHLNLVHARMLVSVYSVGSILGVVVTAVLVERIIKPVWFMLIDTIVSLLALLALTLIPTWGVALVSSFVIGCSAAGGVMQLGLTIMSDTFPRAKGRITGIYYTASGLASFTIPVFTAWISQYGIHDIMWFDVMIAVIGVICSIVVLGIGREKRSVTA
- a CDS encoding PTS sugar transporter subunit IIA, giving the protein MFGFKKKSKSVKLNAIASGQLISITAVADDVFAQKMMGDGFAVEPNDGEITAPTAGKIESVADTKHAIMMTTTDGLEIMLHLGLDTVELKGAPFETHVKVGDTVALGDPLVTMDLEAIQAADKKTTVMTVVTNMDDVEKMDVIPNQMVTKNDAVATVTLQSK
- a CDS encoding MurR/RpiR family transcriptional regulator — translated: MTSVVYMIHNKLTNFSKAEQKVGRYILDHTNEVIQMSTAELATAAGVSTATVARFGQVIMPDGGYPALKLRLSAEGNVDQTLYDEINPQDSLEAIKSKLSMRMAHTVEETSRVLSDKALRAANQLIAEKSSIYLYGLGASDVVATDFEQKYIRVGKAVIHSQDTHLLAVGMTTQAAQSVLFLVSNSGEKSESIQLAKLAKAVKVPVIALTRNATSTLGSLADVVLINDDSEENQTARAAATTSVVAQLYVVDLLYYTFIANDYDQHIKQLVSSRSAINKHFN
- a CDS encoding PTS transporter subunit EIIC — protein: MAEDKYTRIANGIYANVGGPQNIAKLIHCMTRVRMTIRDDSLVDMDGLKAIDGVMGVVQEDTLQVIVGPGTVDKVADIMVKQVGVGLGEPFPDPSTFVDDTTDTKSEHQRDKEMVEAKAKEVHAAQKAKIKQTPVRKVLSAISSIFIPLIPVFVGAGLISGIASILSNMMLAGDISKSWTDFITVLKVINSGLFSYLVIYVGINSATVFGATAGLGGVIGAVTLLTGVTPQAPIHNIFNGQALSAGQGGIIGVIFAVWVLSIVEKWLHRVVPDSIDIIITPTIALLVIGVFTIFLVMPIAGVISNSLVGAIQWILNVGGAVSGFVLGLFFLPMVMFGLHQILTPIHIEMINKLGMTPLLPILAMAGAGQVGAALALWIRCRNNKQLSNMIKGALPVGILGVGEPLIYGVTLPLGRPFITACIGGGIGGAVIGGLGNIGATAIGPSGVALIPLIANGHWLGYVIGLLAAYAGGFVATYFFGIPSSAKIAKDKEGHVIEA